From one Malus sylvestris chromosome 1, drMalSylv7.2, whole genome shotgun sequence genomic stretch:
- the LOC126632863 gene encoding cell division cycle 20.1, cofactor of APC complex-like, whose product MDAGSMSSPSNLKSQSRCPLQEQFLQRKNSRENLDRFIPNRSAMDFDFANMMLTEGRKGKENPAVSSPSREAYRKQLAEAMNMNRSRILAFKNKPPAPVEMFPREFSSLQQDKPTKPRRHIPQTSEKTLDAPDLVDDYYLNLLDWGSCNVLAIALASTVYLWDASDGSTSELVTFEDGVGSVTSVSWAPDGRHIAIGLDNSEVQLWDSVAKKQLRTLRGCHRSRVGSLAWNNHILTTGGMDGCIVNNDVRIRSHIVETYRGHEQEVCGLKWSASGQQLASGGNDNLLHIWDRSVASSNSPTQWLHRLEDHTAAVKALAWCPFQGNLLASGGGGGDQCIKFWNTHTGACLNSVDTGSQVCALLWNKNERELLSSHGFTQNQLTLWKYPSMAKIAELTGHTSRVLYMAQSPDGCTVASAAGDETLRFWNVFGVPEVAKPAPKANPEPFAHLNRIR is encoded by the exons ATGGATGCAGGATCAATGAGTTCTCCATCTAACCTGAAGTCGCAGTCTAGGTGCCCTCTTCAAGAACAGTTTCTTCAGAGAAAGAATTCTCGGGAAAAT TTGGACAGGTTCATACCAAACAGGTCAGCAATGGATTTTGATTTCGCAAACATGATGTTAACTGAAGGTAGGAAAGGTAAGGAAAACCCAGCTGTCTCTTCCCCATCCAGAGAGGCCTATCGGAAGCAGTTGGCAGAGGCAATGAACATGAACCGGAGTAGAATTCTTGCATTCAAGAACAAGCCACCTGCCCCTGTTGAGATGTTCCCACGCGAGTTCTCTTCTCTGCAACAGGATAAACCCACAAAGCCCCGAAGGCACATTCCTCAA ACTTCAGAGAAGACATTGGATGCTCCAGACCTTGTGGATGATTACTACCTCAATTTGTTGGATTGGGGAAGCTGCAATGTCCTCGCAATAGCTCTTGCAAGCACAGTTTATTTGTGGGATGCTTCCGATGGTTCTACTTCGGAACTGGTCACATTTGAGGATGGAGTAGGATCTGTTACCAGCGTCAGTTGGGCTCCTGATGGGCGCCACATTGCCATTGGACTGGACAATTCTGAAGTACAGTTATGGGATTCGGTTGCTAAAAAGCAG CTGAGAACTTTGAGAGGTTGCCACAGATCACGAGTAGGCTCTTTGGCGTGGAACAACCACATTCTTACAACTGGAGGGATGGACGGTTGCATTGTTAACAATGATGTAAGAATTAGATCACACATTGTTGAGACATACAGAGGACATGAGCAAGAGGTTTGTGGACTGAAGTGGTCAGCCTCGGGCCAGCAATTGGCTAGCGGAGGGAACGACAACCTCCTCCATATATGGGACAGATCAGTGGCATCTTCAAATTCACCAACTCAGTGGCTTCACAGGCTTGAAGATCACACAGCTGCAGTGAAAGCCCTTGCTTGGTGTCCTTTCCAGGGCAATTTATTGGCTTCTGGTGGAGGCGGGGGTGACCAGTGCATAAAGTTTTGGAACACTCATACAGGTGCATGCTTGAACTCGGTCGACACTGGCTCTCAGGTCTGCGCTTTGCTGTGGAACAAGAATGAAAGGGAACTGCTTAGCTCACATGGGTTTACTCAGAATCAGCTCACCCTTTGGAAATACCCTTCGATGGCTAAAATTGCCGAGCTCACAGGCCATACTTCTAGAGTTCTTTATATGGCTCAG AGCCCCGATGGTTGCACGGTCGCATCAGCAGCTGGTGATGAAACACTCAGATTCTGGAACGTTTTTGGGGTCCCCGAGGTTGCTAAACCTGCTCCCAAAGCTAACCCTGAGCCCTTTGCTCATCTGAACCGTATTCGCTGA
- the LOC126632957 gene encoding gluconokinase-like codes for MAAALGGGIAVVIMGVSGAGKSTIGEMLARETNSSFIDADDFHPQSNKEKMRKGIPLTEEDRMPWLEKLRNGVRDKLLGGGTVILGCSALQKRYREILRSADPNYKPGSCVSLVKFVLLDAQAEVLAARLEKRITEGKHFMSPALLQSQLGLLQIDDSEGILKVDATLTPQEIVKTIRRLIFDLRVQNCNP; via the exons ATGGCTGCAGCTCTCGGAGGAG GGATAGCTGTTGTGATCATGGGAGTCAGTGGTGCTGGCAAATC CACAATAGGCGAGATGCTGGCGAGAGAGACAAATTCTAGCTTTATAGATGCAGATGATTTCCACCCTCAATCAAACAAAG AAAAGATGCGTAAAGGGATCCCTCTCACCGAAGAAGACCGGATGCCTTGGCTTGAAAAACTTCGAAATGGTGTAAGAGACAAGTTGCTCGGTGGAGGAACTGTGATTCTTGGGTGTTCGGCTCTGCAGAAGCGATACAGAGAAATTTTAAGATCTGCCGACCCTAATTATAAACCGGGAAGTTGTGTCAGTCTGGTGAAGttcgtcttgttggatgctcAGGCAGAGGTGTTGGCTGCTAGATTAGAAAAACGAATTACAGAAGGGAAGCATTTCATGTCACCTGCACTTTTGCAGTCTCAGTTAGGGTTGCTTCAGATTGATGATTCGGAAGGAATACTTAAAGTTGATGCCACTCTAACTCCTCAAGAAATTGTAAAGACCATTCGAAGATTGATTTTCGATTTAAGAGTTCAGAATTGTAATCCTTAG
- the LOC126629726 gene encoding uncharacterized protein At1g51745-like isoform X2 → MCVMDSTDSGAGEFSVGSIVWVRRRNGSWWPGKIVGPEELSTSHLTSPRSGTPVKLLGREDASVDWYNLEKSKRVKAFRCGEFDDCIEKAESAQGMPIKKREKYARREDAILHALELEKQLLKKQGKLGINSERLNSKLSGVVKKELVISSESLGIDNVKLGNSKSHTSHRNDIIGSPMSFERVKEGIQPSGDDDHSEVMPRMRGLQDFGLQIAPTKRKISSLASNGSWKSTFNGTDPALSRGGLSMGRTSHVNGVESTGVICKAKRSKIVYLPAESGESLEYEASPSNHVASSASPVGTRPHAESMISENTSGFTEDDCDSSETDTSESESDSSETEPEMDEDMPLLSEPEVGRYEAQEHKIMVDEDPDEFLHSGDMSHLYSHDSLFASEAVSKWQLKGKRNIRNLTKKSVDATYGKGYNYGPYSEEKTEFIGLEDEYSMASRAATRSRNSVGQNMIDWEDWTWEDRSARNEYWDIKRERFHPVYDGRHRYRRRPKYLIDVDLKVQASYQKEPVPIVSLMSKLNGKAIIGHPIQIEALEDGSSNSLLSTVDEFGEAIDNNGVVTLPHAWRTARRTANVRVPRPHLSSALDGDETADYLRFSDEESRPPFKKLNIGSFSNKASQGKRSLPNSSRLPTDRKFSKKAAKKVILSSSQKTRTISSIPVEQNFSNKPIHHDSSSYQRDGLIKPESSGAAKTVACIPVKLVFSRLLEKINRPPSKAVILLNSEKERNS, encoded by the exons ATGTGTGTTATGGATAGTACGGATTCAGGTGCGGGCGAGTTCAGTGTAGGATCGATCGTCTGGGTGAGGCGGAGGAACGGGTCGTGGTGGCCGGGGAAGATAGTGGGCCCGGAAGAGCTCTCCACTTCGCATCTCACGTCGCCTCGCTCTGGGACCCCCGTCAAGCTCCTAGGCAGAGAGGACGCCAGTGT TGACTGGTACAATTTGGAAAAATCGAAGCGTGTCAAGGCATTTCGATGCGGTGAGTTTGATGATTGTATTGAGAAGGCTGAATCAGCGCAGGGTATGCCtataaagaaaagagagaaatatGCACGTCGAGAAGATGCTATTCTTCATGCGCTTGAACTTGAGAAGCAGCTATTGAAGAAACAAGGAAAGTTAGGTATAAATTCTGAACGCTTGAACAGTAAGTTATCTGGTGTTGTGAAAAAGGAGTTAGTTATATCTTCCGAGAGTTTGGGAATTGACAATGTAAAACTTGGAAATTCCAAGTCACATACATCTCATAGAAACGACATTATAGGCAGTCCTATGTCTTTTGAAAGAGTCAAAGAGGGGATTCAACCGAGTGGTGATGATGATCATTCTGAAGTCATGCCTCGGATGAGAGGCTTGCAAGACTTTGGTCTCCAAATTGCCCCTACGAAGCGAAAAATTTCTTCTCTTGCTTCAAATGGTTCTTGGAAATCCACATTTAATGGTACCGATCCAGCTCTTAGTCGCGGTGGTCTTAGCATGGGAAGAACAAGTCATGTGAATG GAGTGGAGTCGACTGGAGTTATTTGCAAGGCAAAGAGGAGTAAAATTGTATATTTGCCAGCTGAGTCTGGTGAATCCTTGGAGTACGAAGCGTCTCCTTCAAACCATGTAGCGAGCTCAGCCTCCCCAGTTGGCACTCGTCCTCATGCTGAATCCATGATTTCAGAGAACACTTCTGGCTTTACAGAGGATGACTGTGATTCTTCTGAAACTGATACTTCCGAGTCCGAGTCGGATTCATCTGAGACCGAACCAGAAATGGATGAAGACATGCCTTTACTTTCAG AACCAGAAGTGGGAAGATATGAAGCACAAGAACACAAAATCATGGTTGATGAGGACCCTGATGAATTCTTGCATTCCGGTGATATGTCTCACCTCTATAGTCATGACTCTTTATTTGCTAGTGAAGCTGTTTCCAAATGGCAGTTGAAAGGGAAAAGGAATATCCGCAATCTTACGAAAAAGTCAGTGGATGCAACTTACGGCAAAGGCTATAATTATGGACCATATTCTGAAGAAAAG ACTGAGTTTATTGGACTGGAAGATGAATACTCCATGGCATCAAGAGCTGCAACAAGAAGTCGAAACAGTGTTGGTCAGAATATGATTGATTGGGAGGACTGGACCTGGGAGGATAGGTCTGCTAGGAACGAGTACTGGGACATCAAAAGAGAACGCTTTCACCCGGTATATGATGGCCGTCATCGTTATCGCAGGAGGCCAAAATACTTGATAGATGTTGACTTGAAGGTCCAGGCAAGTTACCAAAAGGAGCCTGTTCCAATTGTTTCTCTGATGAGCAAGTTAAATGGGAAGGCAATAATAGGGCACCCAATCCAAATTGAAGCCTTggaagatgggtcatccaactCGCTTCTTTCAACAGTTGATGAATTTGGTGAAGCAATTGACAATAATGGGGTTGTAACTCTTCCACATGCATGGAGGACAGCAAGGAGAACAGCAAATGTTCGAGTCCCACGCCCTCATTTATCATCCGCATTGGATGGTGATGAAACTGCTGACTACCTTCGCTTTTCAGATGAAGAAAGCAGACCACcatttaagaaattaaatataGGGAGCTTCAGTAACAAGGCAAGCCAGGGCAAAAGGAGCCTTCCTAACAGCTCTCGGCTTCCCACTGACAGAAAGTTCTCAAAAAAAGCGGCCAAGAAAGTGATCCTATCGTCAAGCCAGAAAACGAGGACTATATCTTCAATACCCGTTGAACAGAATTTTAGTAACAAGCCTATACACCATGACAGCAGTAGTTATCAAAGGGATGGGCTGATCAAGCCGGAGTCTTCTGGGGCTGCTAAGACCGTAGCTTGCATACCCGTGAAATTAGTATTCAGTAGGTTACTTGAGAAGATCAATAGGCCGCCATCAAAAGCAGTTATTTTATTGAATAGCGAAAAGGAGAGAAATTCATGA
- the LOC126629726 gene encoding uncharacterized protein At1g51745-like isoform X1 — translation MCVMDSTDSGAGEFSVGSIVWVRRRNGSWWPGKIVGPEELSTSHLTSPRSGTPVKLLGREDASVDWYNLEKSKRVKAFRCGEFDDCIEKAESAQGMPIKKREKYARREDAILHALELEKQLLKKQGKLGINSERLNSKLSGVVKKELVISSESLGIDNVKLGNSKSHTSHRNDIIGSPMSFERVKEGIQPSGDDDHSEVMPRMRGLQDFGLQIAPTKRKISSLASNGSWKSTFNGTDPALSRGGLSMGRTSHVNGKHSLEKRRRSHDGLSDEILVKRPDKRRPLVQVLQNSAKLAVPQCLHPDSTTLSTSISGVESTGVICKAKRSKIVYLPAESGESLEYEASPSNHVASSASPVGTRPHAESMISENTSGFTEDDCDSSETDTSESESDSSETEPEMDEDMPLLSEPEVGRYEAQEHKIMVDEDPDEFLHSGDMSHLYSHDSLFASEAVSKWQLKGKRNIRNLTKKSVDATYGKGYNYGPYSEEKTEFIGLEDEYSMASRAATRSRNSVGQNMIDWEDWTWEDRSARNEYWDIKRERFHPVYDGRHRYRRRPKYLIDVDLKVQASYQKEPVPIVSLMSKLNGKAIIGHPIQIEALEDGSSNSLLSTVDEFGEAIDNNGVVTLPHAWRTARRTANVRVPRPHLSSALDGDETADYLRFSDEESRPPFKKLNIGSFSNKASQGKRSLPNSSRLPTDRKFSKKAAKKVILSSSQKTRTISSIPVEQNFSNKPIHHDSSSYQRDGLIKPESSGAAKTVACIPVKLVFSRLLEKINRPPSKAVILLNSEKERNS, via the exons ATGTGTGTTATGGATAGTACGGATTCAGGTGCGGGCGAGTTCAGTGTAGGATCGATCGTCTGGGTGAGGCGGAGGAACGGGTCGTGGTGGCCGGGGAAGATAGTGGGCCCGGAAGAGCTCTCCACTTCGCATCTCACGTCGCCTCGCTCTGGGACCCCCGTCAAGCTCCTAGGCAGAGAGGACGCCAGTGT TGACTGGTACAATTTGGAAAAATCGAAGCGTGTCAAGGCATTTCGATGCGGTGAGTTTGATGATTGTATTGAGAAGGCTGAATCAGCGCAGGGTATGCCtataaagaaaagagagaaatatGCACGTCGAGAAGATGCTATTCTTCATGCGCTTGAACTTGAGAAGCAGCTATTGAAGAAACAAGGAAAGTTAGGTATAAATTCTGAACGCTTGAACAGTAAGTTATCTGGTGTTGTGAAAAAGGAGTTAGTTATATCTTCCGAGAGTTTGGGAATTGACAATGTAAAACTTGGAAATTCCAAGTCACATACATCTCATAGAAACGACATTATAGGCAGTCCTATGTCTTTTGAAAGAGTCAAAGAGGGGATTCAACCGAGTGGTGATGATGATCATTCTGAAGTCATGCCTCGGATGAGAGGCTTGCAAGACTTTGGTCTCCAAATTGCCCCTACGAAGCGAAAAATTTCTTCTCTTGCTTCAAATGGTTCTTGGAAATCCACATTTAATGGTACCGATCCAGCTCTTAGTCGCGGTGGTCTTAGCATGGGAAGAACAAGTCATGTGAATGGTAAACATTCTTTAGAGAAACGGAGAAGGTCACATGATGGATTGAGTGATGAAATTTTGGTCAAGAGACCTGATAAACGTCGTCCTCTTGTTCAAGTTTTGCAGAATAGTGCAAAATTAGCAGTCCCACAGTGCTTGCATCCTGACAGTACTACTCTTTCTACTTCTATTTCAGGAGTGGAGTCGACTGGAGTTATTTGCAAGGCAAAGAGGAGTAAAATTGTATATTTGCCAGCTGAGTCTGGTGAATCCTTGGAGTACGAAGCGTCTCCTTCAAACCATGTAGCGAGCTCAGCCTCCCCAGTTGGCACTCGTCCTCATGCTGAATCCATGATTTCAGAGAACACTTCTGGCTTTACAGAGGATGACTGTGATTCTTCTGAAACTGATACTTCCGAGTCCGAGTCGGATTCATCTGAGACCGAACCAGAAATGGATGAAGACATGCCTTTACTTTCAG AACCAGAAGTGGGAAGATATGAAGCACAAGAACACAAAATCATGGTTGATGAGGACCCTGATGAATTCTTGCATTCCGGTGATATGTCTCACCTCTATAGTCATGACTCTTTATTTGCTAGTGAAGCTGTTTCCAAATGGCAGTTGAAAGGGAAAAGGAATATCCGCAATCTTACGAAAAAGTCAGTGGATGCAACTTACGGCAAAGGCTATAATTATGGACCATATTCTGAAGAAAAG ACTGAGTTTATTGGACTGGAAGATGAATACTCCATGGCATCAAGAGCTGCAACAAGAAGTCGAAACAGTGTTGGTCAGAATATGATTGATTGGGAGGACTGGACCTGGGAGGATAGGTCTGCTAGGAACGAGTACTGGGACATCAAAAGAGAACGCTTTCACCCGGTATATGATGGCCGTCATCGTTATCGCAGGAGGCCAAAATACTTGATAGATGTTGACTTGAAGGTCCAGGCAAGTTACCAAAAGGAGCCTGTTCCAATTGTTTCTCTGATGAGCAAGTTAAATGGGAAGGCAATAATAGGGCACCCAATCCAAATTGAAGCCTTggaagatgggtcatccaactCGCTTCTTTCAACAGTTGATGAATTTGGTGAAGCAATTGACAATAATGGGGTTGTAACTCTTCCACATGCATGGAGGACAGCAAGGAGAACAGCAAATGTTCGAGTCCCACGCCCTCATTTATCATCCGCATTGGATGGTGATGAAACTGCTGACTACCTTCGCTTTTCAGATGAAGAAAGCAGACCACcatttaagaaattaaatataGGGAGCTTCAGTAACAAGGCAAGCCAGGGCAAAAGGAGCCTTCCTAACAGCTCTCGGCTTCCCACTGACAGAAAGTTCTCAAAAAAAGCGGCCAAGAAAGTGATCCTATCGTCAAGCCAGAAAACGAGGACTATATCTTCAATACCCGTTGAACAGAATTTTAGTAACAAGCCTATACACCATGACAGCAGTAGTTATCAAAGGGATGGGCTGATCAAGCCGGAGTCTTCTGGGGCTGCTAAGACCGTAGCTTGCATACCCGTGAAATTAGTATTCAGTAGGTTACTTGAGAAGATCAATAGGCCGCCATCAAAAGCAGTTATTTTATTGAATAGCGAAAAGGAGAGAAATTCATGA
- the LOC126632946 gene encoding protein MODIFYING WALL LIGNIN-1-like: MERKVLLVCCAVGLLGLLSAAAGFGAESTRIKRSQVKFVSTTQCEYPDTPAFGLGVTAAVALMLAQIIINVSTGGNCCKRRPQPSNSNSTVARLYIVFSRFVFVIAFFLLLAGAALNHRHGVGSMYAGNYDCYVVKPGVFAGGALLSFASAVLGIVYYVNLNSAKNSDMSCGGSIPKGAIAMGQPRIPPTQCG; this comes from the exons ATGGAGAGAAAAGTGCTTCTGGTTTGCTGCGCTGTGGGACTCCTGGGGCTGCTATCTGCGGCTGCGGGTTTCGGCGCCGAGAGCACAAGAATCAAG CGTTCTCAGGTTAAGTTTGTCTCGACTACTCAATGTGAATACCCTGACACTCCGGCTTTTGGACTTGGTGTAACTGCTGCGGTGGCTCTTATGTTAGCTCAAATAATTATAAATGTTTCAACCGGGGGCAATTGTTGCAAAAGGAGGCCCCAGCCTTCCAACTCTAACTCGACGGTAGCACGGTTATACATTGTTTTTTCCAG GTTCGTATTCGTTATAGCGTTTTTTCTGCTGCTTGCTGGTGCCGCACTCAATCACCGGCATGGTGTAGGAAGCATGTACGCTGGCAACTACGACTGTTACGTTGTGAAACCCGGAGTGTTTGCTGGAGGTGCCCTCTTGTCATTTGCAAGTGCGGTACTCGGAATTGTCTACTATGTCAACTTAAACTCAGCAAAGAACAGTGATATGTCATGCGGCGGTTCTATCCCTAAAGGGGCAATAGCTATGGGGCAACCTCGGATCCCGCCAACCCAATGTGGATGA
- the LOC126632871 gene encoding altered inheritance rate of mitochondria protein 25-like — MNWTRFSTKVYKTCAAKSKCGSSFCHIRKPHQNATEDTKSIWVHCGFQSQRGSLPATSCPQDGSCVATVAKDFEQRLIGARNVISKFKGSSMWSEQRPVSLSRQFGHKAGTGGDPELTRDLLVQLWVADRKMEQSKRKRRGKAVKYIKKSPYHYSSYGWYPSAPFSQAVSYDEDEPNMTQPPPSQSISGYLKPESPEEAQVMPLLARSNLLITRDIEWANLAFGFEQENRYGIVDVCYPESPVGLIREQSHVIARQLLRLRRPFVALVTDAMGNELFRVRRPFWWITSSIYVEINGKEIGVVHRRWHLWRRVYDLYLGDKQFAVVENPGFWHWTFTLKDIDGGVLGEIDREWRGFGFEIFTDAGQYVIRFGSSDPSSITGPSRIEELEVVRPLTLLERAVTVALAISLDNDYFSRHGGWGLPFYEVGE, encoded by the exons ATGAATTGGACAAGGTTTTCCACCAAGGTTTACAAAACTTGTGCGGCAAAATCCAAATGTGGATCCTCATTCTGTCATATCAGAAAACCCCATCAGAATGCTACTGAAGACACCAAAAGCATTTGGGTCCACTGTGGTTTTCAGTCTCAAAGAGGAAGTCTACCTGCTACTTCATGCCCTCAGGATGGATCCTGTGTTGCTACTGTAGCTAAAGATTTTGAGCAGCGGTTGATTGGAgcaagaaatgtaatttcaaagTTTAAAGGAAGTTCTATGTGGTCTGAACAGAGACCGGTATCTTTGTCTCGTCAGTTTGGACACAAGGCTGGTACTGGCGGTGATCCTGAATTGACTAGGGACTTACTTGTACAGCTCTGGGTTGCAGATAGGAAAATGGAACAGTctaaaagaaagagaagagggaAAGCTGTTAAGTATATTAAAAAATCACCGTACCATTATTCATCCTATGGATGGTATCCAAGTGCACCTTTCAGTCAAGCAGTCTCTTATGATGAGGATGAACCCAATATGACACAACCGCCCCCAAGCCAATCCATCTCAGGATATCTGAAGCCAGAATCTCCAGAAGAA gccCAGGTGATGCCTCTTCTTGCTAGATCAAATCTGCTGATTACTAGGGATATAGAGTGGGCAAATCTTGCTTTTGGATTTGAGCAG GAAAATCGGTATGGAATAGTGGATGTGTGCTACCCAGAGTCA cctGTTGGTTTGATTCGTGAGCAGAGTCATGTTATTGCTAGACAG TTGCTTCGTCTCAGGCGCCCTTTTGTTGCTCTTGTAACTGATGCCATGGGTAATGAGCTCTTTAGG gTTCGCAGGCCTTTTTGGTGGATAACCAGCTCAATTTATGTAGAGATCAATGGTAAG GAAATCGGTGTGGTTCACAGACGATGGCATCTTTGGAGGAGGGTGTATGATTTGTACCTAGG GGATAAACAGTTTGCAGTTGTAGAAAATCCTGGCTTCTGGCATTGGACTTTTACTTTGAAGGACATTGATGGGGGAGTTTTGGGTGAGATAGATCGTGAGTGGAGGGGTTTTGGCTTTGAG ATTTTCACTGATGCAGGGCAATATGTGATTCGGTTTGGGAGCTCTGATCCCAGCTCTATTACTGGTCCTTCTAGAATTGAAGAGTTGGAAGTTGTTCGACCACTGACTCTGTTAGAGAGAGCTGTAACTGTTGCTCTTGCCATATCGTTGGACAATGACTATTTCTCAAGACACGGTGGATG GGGATTGCCATTTTATGAAGTAGGAGAATAG
- the LOC126614944 gene encoding uncharacterized protein LOC126614944: protein MDFSTLSRRELQTLCKRNKLPANLTNVAMADSLKNLELVEGIEELLNQSPQKTMNGSLSIPRTAGRTSVRRKPIIEEPESSQTFTRSRRGTRREVAEEVVDQEKTEVVPKTPAAPSTRRRAPATSACQKMETQKETSSVQKSVYNTRRSVRLLEKTMASLSLRYENTMPLKMNELSTEMNNDSEKTDDGSVDEGSSMQTVSETSSERVDVSEVSLENEGQLKGDVEENSKADVIEVDDFEQKSEAESEVYESKSTSDDIVVSEVMDAAYDKKPNDEGTENCLAAKVSDDVSAEDMDHFIAAENPEDNITTVEDQNLENDGSDSKSAAGETEEVVKDVANVEEAAKPKALTLSLSGEQQPMLSGRDSVPEADYNEKFDFESDSVKDGDIKSDSTEGVFSEDEATDENLVECEEFESSETESMTEEGSDDDITEEGEEFGDGSLVDANNGNEVAEVVAVANVQEINNSEVDVCVKGAPALDKAPTLPPLEAEQLSLQFPRPTFSKPGKSPSKKRSEVTSCIFDDNEENIDDGNDNGGVEIKRDADATGKDSGESELEAKSLRQLRKMLKSQLKIKTEDKTVEKPRTALQEVPENQMAGSGN, encoded by the exons ATGGATTTCTCCACCCTTTCCAGAAGAGAGCTCCAGACTCTGTGCAAGAGGAACAAACTCCCAGCCAACCTCACCAATGTTGCCATGGCTGATTCTCTCAAGAATCTCGAACTC GTGgaaggaattgaagagttgCTGAATCAATCTCCACAGAAAACAATGAACGGTTCATTAAGTATCCCTCGTACTGCTGGAAGAACCTCCGTTCGAAGAAAGCCGATCATTGAAGAGCCAGAAAGCTCACAGACATTTACCCGCAGTCGCCGTGGGACAAGGCGAGAAGTTGCTGAAGAGGTGGTGGACCAGGAAAAGACTGAGGTGGTGCCTAAGACTCCCGCTGCACCAAGCACCCGGAGAAGGGCTCCTGCCACTTCCGCTTGCCAGAAGATGGAGACCCAGAAGGAGACATCTTCGGTGCAGAAGAGCGTGTATAACACCAGGCGATCCGTGAGGCTGCTGGAAAAGACCATGGCTAGCTTGAGCTTGAGGTATGAAAACACTATGCCTCTTAAGATGAATGAACTTTCCACAGAAATGAACAATGATTCGGAGAAGACTGATGATGGCTCAGTTGATGAGG GGTCTAGTATGCAGACGGTATCGGAGACGAGCTCAGAGAGAGTTGATGTTTCTGAAGTTTCACTGGAGAATGAAGGGCAGTTGAAAGGTGATGTGGAGGAAAATAGCAAGGCTGATGTGATTGAAGTAGATGATTTCGAGCAGAAATCCGAAGCGGAATCTGAGGTATATGAATCAAAGTCAACCTCAGATGACATTGTGGTTTCAGAAGTAATGGATGCAGCATATGACAAGA AACCTAATGATGAAGGAACTGAAAATTGTTTGGCTGCTAAAGTTTCTGATGATGTTTCTGCTGAGGACATGGACCATTTTATTGCTGCTGAGAACCCGGAAGATAATATCACTACGGTGGAGGATCAAAATCTTGAGAATGACGGTTCTGACTCGAAATCTGCTGCTGGGGAGACTGAAGAAGTAGTTAAGGATGTGGCTAATGTAGAAGAAGCTGCTAAGCCTAAGGCATTGACTCTGAGCTTGTCTGGTGAACAGCAGCCTATGCTTAGTGGCAGGGACTCGGTGCCAGAGGCTGATTATAACGAGAAATTCGATTTTGAATCAGACTCTGTCAAGGATGGAGATATTAAATCAGACTCCACTGAAGGAGTATTTAGTGAAGATGAAGCCACGGATGAAAACTTAGTTGAGTGTGAGGAATTTGAATCTTCGGAAACGGAATCCATGACCGAAGAAGGTTCTGATGATGACATCACtgaggaaggagaagaatttgGTGATGGAAGTTTGGTTGATGCTAACAATGGGAATGAAGTCGCAGAAGTCGTTGCCGTGGCAAATGTGCAAGAGATCAATAACTCTGAAGTTGATGTTTGTGTAAAAGGGGCTCCAGCTTTGGACAAGGCTCCAACACTGCCACCCTTGGAAGCTGAGCAGCTTTCGCTTCAGTTTCCCCGTCCAACTTTCTCAAAACCCGGGAAGTCTCCAAGCAAGAAGCGATCGGAAGTCACGAGCTGCATCTTTGATGACAATGAGGAGAACATTGATGATGGCAATGACAATGGAGGAGTTGAGATCAAGAGAGACGCGGATGCCACTGGCAAGGATAGCGGGGAGAGTGAATTGGAGGCCAAGAGTCTAAGGCAGTTAAGGAAAATGCTGAAAAGTCAATTAAAGATCAAGACAGAAGATAAGACGGTAGAGAAGCCAAGAACTGCATTGCAGGAAGTACCAGAGAACCAAATGGCAGGCAGTGGGAACTGA